Proteins from one Rosa chinensis cultivar Old Blush chromosome 7, RchiOBHm-V2, whole genome shotgun sequence genomic window:
- the LOC112177872 gene encoding protein POLYCHOME, whose amino-acid sequence MAFLSLQSCYETSVTYMAIERRRARLGEENGETAEDQFPSLQVQDASPEHQVLAATPSTIKKRPCPPSSVLKVHKILLEVANQPDEGEFVTPQKKLLNSIDKVEKVVLEELQRLKRTPSAKKAERERKVRTLMSMR is encoded by the exons ATGGCCTTCCTCTCTTTGCAGTCTTGTTATGAAACTAGTGTCACTTATATG GCCATTGAGAGGAGAAGAGCTCGCTTGGGTGAGGAGAATGGCGAAACTGCAGAGGATCAATTTCCATCTCTACAAGTTCAGGATGCTTCTCCTGAGCATCAAGTTCTCGCTGCTACTCCTTCAACCATTAAGAAGAGACCTTGCCCACCTAGTTCTGTTCTTAAAGTGCACAAAATTCTGCTAGAGGTGGCTAATCAGCCTGATGAGGGAGAGTTCGTTACACCACAGAAGAAGCTACTGAACTCAATTGACAAAGTTGAGAAG GTGGTGTTGGAAGAACTTCAGAGGCTGAAGAGGACCCCGAGTGCTAAGAAGGCAGAGAGGGAAAGAAAGGTTCGAACTTTGATGTCAATGCGTTGA